The DNA window ACAACCTGAATCGTTTCGAGATTATGAATGTTGAACGCTGGAACAGCATATCCTTCTTTTCTAGCTTTAATAAGCATATCTTTCGTATTATGCACGTATCCCATCCTATTTCCTCCTAGTTTCACAGTAGAATAATTGCAGATTGATTAATTTGGATAGTCGTAAATCGTTACACCTTTGACAACTCGACTAATTGCGCCATCTGGACTTGGATTATCCGGTGTAATCCCTAATTTAATCGATTTTTTCAACGCCAATGCTTGCGCAAAAATCACATATAAGACAGCCAGGTTAAAGTCATTACCAAGTGTTTCTGTTCCTGCATTCACCGTGACGACCCAATCCGCCAACTTCTCAACTTCTTCATCTTTTTTTTCTGTTAGTGCGACAATTTTCATACCCGATTTCGCTGCTGCTAATTCGCGTAAAATATCCAAGTCATACTTTCTAGTGTAAGGATTTTGCGACATAAATAGCGCTACCACTGATTTGTCATTCAAAATCGACTTAGGACCATGACGAAAACCAAGTGACGATTCATGAATCGCAACAACTTGCCCACCCGATAGTTCAAGCATTTTCAAAGCTGCTTCATGTGACAGTTGAGCAAGTGGACCTGAACCTAAATAGACAATTCGTTCGAATTCAAATCCAAGTACTGCATCAACCGAGTCACCAAGCTTGTCAATTAATGTCTGTGCACAATCAATCACTTGTTGGGCAACTGCTGGTGTGAAAACTTCTTCCGTAAATAACGCATAAGCAGCGATTATCATGCTTGTAAAACTGCTCGTCATCGCTAACGATTGGTCATTCGATTTTTCTGGCATAAGCAATGTCATACAATTAGCATCACCTTGAATATTTTTTGCTAATTGTCCGTCCTTATTACAAGTAATAACTACTTGATAAAAGTCCTTCACAATCTGCTGTCCTAATGAAACGGTCGCAACACTTTCTGGACTGTTGCCAGAGCGTGCAAATGATACTAGGATTGTCGGTGTATCCTTATATAAGTAAGCCGTTGGATTTGAAACAATATCCGTTGTTGGAATAGATTCAAACTGAACATTCTTTCGATTATGTCTATATAATTCTGGAACTAATGTATCGCCCACAAATGCAGATGTACCCGCACCTGTTAAGATAATACGCACATGATCATGCTTATTGTAAATAGAAGCTAGAAATTCTTTATATGTAGCTTGTTGTTCCAAAAAGTCCTTCATCAATTCCTGCCATACTACTGGTTGGTGATGTATCTCCCTCGTCGTATGTTCCGCATTATTGTCGATA is part of the Psychrobacillus sp. FSL H8-0483 genome and encodes:
- a CDS encoding SIS domain-containing protein; the encoded protein is MFNLTPEQIIDNNAEHTTREIHHQPVVWQELMKDFLEQQATYKEFLASIYNKHDHVRIILTGAGTSAFVGDTLVPELYRHNRKNVQFESIPTTDIVSNPTAYLYKDTPTILVSFARSGNSPESVATVSLGQQIVKDFYQVVITCNKDGQLAKNIQGDANCMTLLMPEKSNDQSLAMTSSFTSMIIAAYALFTEEVFTPAVAQQVIDCAQTLIDKLGDSVDAVLGFEFERIVYLGSGPLAQLSHEAALKMLELSGGQVVAIHESSLGFRHGPKSILNDKSVVALFMSQNPYTRKYDLDILRELAAAKSGMKIVALTEKKDEEVEKLADWVVTVNAGTETLGNDFNLAVLYVIFAQALALKKSIKLGITPDNPSPDGAISRVVKGVTIYDYPN